The Vibrio echinoideorum genome includes a region encoding these proteins:
- the argH gene encoding argininosuccinate lyase: MALWGGRFTQAADTRFKDFNDSLRFDYRLAEQDIVGSIAWSKALQSVNVLTEEEQQRLELALNELKLEVMEDPEQILRSDAEDIHSWVEQQLIGKVGDLGKKLHTGRSRNDQVATDLKLWCRQQGNQLLLALDRLQSQMVNVASQHQETVLPGYTHLQRAQPVTFAHWCLAYVEMLERDYSRLNDAIKRLDTCPLGSGALAGTAYPMDREELAHNLGFRRATRNSLDSVSDRDHVMELMSIASISMLHLSRLAEDMIFYNSGESNFIELADTVTSGSSLMPQKKNPDALELIRGKTGRVYGSLAAMMMTVKALPLAYNKDMQEDKEGLFDALDTWNDCMEMAALCFDGIKVNGERTLEAAKQGYANSTELADYLVAKGIPFREAHHIVGVTVVAAIAKGCALEELTIAELKEFSDVIEEDVYSILTIESCLEKRSALGGVSPQQVAYAVDQAEKRLSQRDTSIVKVRPARLTDIEALEGMVAYWANMGENLPRSRNELVRDIGSFAVAEHHGEVTGCASLYVYDSGLAEIRSLGVEAGWQGQGQGTAIVQNLVDKARQMAIKKVFVLTRTPEFFMKHDFLPTSKSLLPEKVLKDCDQCPRQHACDEVALEVNLVEQIIAKVNVA, translated from the coding sequence ATGGCATTATGGGGCGGTAGATTTACCCAAGCAGCAGACACTCGGTTCAAAGATTTTAACGATTCTCTTCGTTTTGATTACCGATTGGCTGAGCAAGACATTGTTGGCTCTATTGCTTGGTCAAAAGCTCTACAGTCGGTCAATGTTCTAACAGAAGAAGAACAGCAAAGACTAGAGCTTGCACTGAATGAGCTAAAACTCGAAGTGATGGAAGACCCTGAACAGATCTTACGTTCTGATGCAGAAGATATTCACAGCTGGGTTGAGCAACAACTTATTGGCAAGGTCGGTGATTTGGGTAAAAAGCTTCACACTGGCCGTTCTCGTAATGACCAAGTAGCGACAGACCTTAAACTATGGTGTCGTCAACAAGGTAACCAATTACTGTTAGCGCTTGATCGCCTACAAAGCCAAATGGTGAACGTTGCTTCCCAGCATCAAGAAACCGTGCTTCCTGGCTATACTCACTTGCAACGTGCTCAGCCAGTAACTTTTGCTCACTGGTGCCTGGCTTACGTTGAAATGCTTGAGCGTGACTACTCTCGTTTGAATGATGCGATTAAGCGTCTAGATACATGTCCGCTGGGTTCTGGTGCCCTTGCAGGAACTGCTTACCCGATGGACCGTGAAGAGTTAGCTCACAACTTAGGTTTCCGTCGTGCAACACGCAACTCTCTAGATTCAGTATCTGACCGTGATCATGTGATGGAGCTGATGTCGATTGCATCTATCTCTATGCTTCACCTTTCACGTCTTGCAGAAGATATGATTTTCTACAACTCTGGTGAATCGAATTTCATCGAGTTAGCGGATACCGTGACTTCAGGTTCATCCCTGATGCCACAAAAGAAAAACCCGGATGCGCTCGAACTTATCCGTGGCAAAACTGGCCGTGTATATGGTTCATTAGCGGCAATGATGATGACAGTAAAAGCTCTGCCTTTGGCGTACAACAAAGACATGCAAGAAGATAAAGAAGGTCTGTTCGACGCTTTAGATACTTGGAATGATTGTATGGAAATGGCGGCACTTTGTTTTGACGGCATTAAAGTGAATGGCGAGCGTACACTTGAAGCGGCGAAGCAAGGTTATGCAAACTCAACCGAACTGGCTGATTACCTAGTTGCGAAAGGCATTCCTTTCCGTGAAGCTCACCACATTGTAGGTGTGACGGTAGTTGCGGCCATTGCTAAAGGCTGTGCACTAGAAGAATTGACCATCGCAGAGTTGAAAGAATTCTCCGATGTGATCGAAGAAGATGTGTATAGCATCTTGACCATTGAATCGTGTCTTGAAAAACGTAGTGCGCTAGGTGGTGTGTCACCGCAGCAAGTCGCTTACGCGGTTGATCAAGCCGAGAAGCGTTTATCACAGCGTGATACTTCAATTGTTAAGGTTCGTCCTGCTCGTTTGACGGATATCGAAGCGTTAGAAGGCATGGTGGCCTACTGGGCTAACATGGGTGAAAACCTGCCTCGTTCTCGTAATGAACTGGTGCGTGATATTGGCTCGTTCGCGGTGGCTGAACATCATGGTGAAGTGACAGGCTGTGCATCACTCTATGTCTATGATTCTGGCTTAGCTGAAATTCGCTCCCTCGGCGTCGAAGCGGGTTGGCAAGGCCAAGGTCAAGGTACTGCGATTGTTCAGAATTTGGTTGATAAAGCACGACAAATGGCAATCAAGAAGGTGTTTGTACTGACTCGTACTCCTGAGTTCTTTATGAAGCATGACTTCTTGCCAACATCAAAGTCTTTGCTGCCAGAGAAGGTGCTAAAAGATTGTGACCAGTGTCCTCGTCAACATGCATGTGATGAAGTGGCCTTGGAAGTGAACTTGGTAGAGCAGATTATCGCTAAGGTTAATGTTGCATAA